In a genomic window of Sphingomonas lutea:
- the queF gene encoding preQ(1) synthase translates to MVETTHLGKSSALPASPDAAVLDYVPNPRRGALYLVRFAAPEFTSLCPVTGQPDFAHLVIDYAPDATIVESKSLKLFLGSFRNHCGFHEDVTVGIGQRLAEEMKPKWLRVGGYWYPRGGMPIDVFWQSGPAPDGLWLPDQGVAPYRGRG, encoded by the coding sequence ATGGTTGAAACGACCCACCTCGGCAAATCCTCAGCGCTGCCTGCTTCGCCGGACGCGGCGGTGCTGGACTACGTCCCGAACCCGCGGCGCGGCGCGCTTTACCTGGTGCGCTTCGCGGCGCCGGAGTTCACCTCGCTGTGCCCCGTCACCGGCCAGCCCGACTTTGCGCACCTCGTGATCGACTATGCCCCGGACGCGACGATCGTCGAAAGCAAGAGCCTGAAGCTGTTCCTGGGCAGCTTCCGCAACCATTGCGGGTTCCACGAAGATGTGACCGTCGGCATCGGCCAGCGGCTCGCCGAGGAGATGAAGCCCAAGTGGCTGCGCGTCGGCGGCTATTGGTATCCCCGCGGCGGAATGCCGATCGACGTCTTCTGGCAGAGCGGCCCGGCGCCCGATGGGCTGTGGCTCCCCGACCAAGGGGTCGCGCCCTACCGCGGGCGGGGCTAG
- a CDS encoding nuclear transport factor 2 family protein — translation MARNKSCELIEALEAEWRDALCSKDLDRLRTLVHPDFTLIGTRSSGPFMMHRDEWLDAIERRDVHDIDLVVRDATVLDHVMIGTVQAKWRLKYLNRVIEDCVLLTDVWVLDEGRWRALRRHSTPAPGGDWG, via the coding sequence GTGGCCAGGAATAAGTCTTGCGAACTCATCGAAGCGCTCGAAGCCGAATGGCGCGACGCTTTATGCAGCAAGGACCTCGATCGGCTGCGGACCTTGGTCCATCCCGACTTCACCTTGATCGGGACGCGGTCGAGTGGGCCGTTCATGATGCACCGCGACGAATGGCTCGACGCGATCGAGCGCCGCGATGTGCATGACATCGACCTGGTCGTTCGGGACGCGACGGTGCTCGATCACGTCATGATCGGGACGGTGCAAGCCAAATGGCGGCTGAAATATCTCAATCGCGTGATTGAGGATTGCGTGCTGCTGACCGACGTCTGGGTGCTCGACGAGGGCCGTTGGCGCGCATTGCGGCGCCACTCCACCCCGGCGCCGGGAGGGGATTGGGGCTAA
- the hflC gene encoding protease modulator HflC has protein sequence MIAFLRARPMVAGVTALLLLFILFSSFLIVPETKQAVIVRFGKPDRILGNTTAGINWRIPFAENVVWIDKRVLDVDMDRQQVLSTDQRRLEVDAFARYRIVDPLRMYISARSEDRVSDALRPILGSELRNELGKRRFAELLSPERQGVMENVRRGLDRVARQYGAEIIDVRIKKADLPDGTPLQSAFDRMRTDREQEARSIRAEGAKRAQIIRAESDAEAARVYAQSFGKDADFYEFYRAMQSYETTFIGDGNERPGATTIILSPDNDFLKEFSGRSR, from the coding sequence ATGATCGCTTTCCTTCGCGCTCGTCCAATGGTCGCCGGCGTCACGGCACTGCTGCTGCTGTTCATTCTGTTCAGCAGCTTCCTCATCGTTCCGGAAACCAAGCAGGCCGTCATCGTCCGCTTCGGCAAGCCCGACCGCATCCTCGGCAACACCACCGCCGGAATCAACTGGCGCATTCCCTTCGCGGAAAACGTGGTGTGGATCGACAAGCGAGTCCTCGACGTCGACATGGACCGTCAGCAGGTTCTGTCGACCGACCAGCGCCGGCTCGAGGTCGACGCCTTTGCCCGCTACCGCATCGTCGATCCGCTGCGCATGTACATCAGCGCGCGGAGTGAGGACCGGGTCAGCGATGCGCTGCGCCCGATCCTCGGTTCGGAACTCCGCAATGAGCTTGGCAAGCGCCGCTTCGCCGAACTCCTGTCGCCCGAACGCCAGGGCGTGATGGAAAATGTCCGCCGCGGGCTCGATCGTGTCGCGCGGCAATATGGCGCGGAAATCATCGATGTGCGCATCAAGAAGGCGGATCTGCCCGACGGCACCCCGCTCCAGTCCGCGTTCGACCGGATGCGCACCGATCGCGAGCAGGAAGCGCGGTCGATCCGTGCCGAAGGCGCCAAGCGGGCGCAGATCATTCGCGCGGAATCGGATGCCGAAGCGGCACGTGTCTATGCCCAGAGTTTCGGCAAGGACGCCGATTTCTACGAATTCTATCGCGCGATGCAGTCGTACGAGACGACGTTCATCGGCGATGGAAATGAGCGGCCAGGGGCGACTACCATCATTTTGTCGCCGGATAACGACTTCCTGAAGGAATTCTCTGGACGTTCGCGCTGA
- a CDS encoding Mrp/NBP35 family ATP-binding protein: MASRKLALISRPVSDRAALPHPERIRSHRVADGVATIIADASGLSQSEAKSLEDDLRTAALAQAGVTEARVALTAAQPSRTLIAIGSGKGGVGKSTVSANLAVALARMGKKVGLIDADVYGPSQPTLLGTDAKPTAENDQLIPVSAHGLKFLSLGQLVSPGHALAWRGPMATGALAKLVEADWSDAELLLVDLPPGTGDVQLSLIQKSRPAGAVIVSTPQDLSLIDARRAVDLFNKMSVPVLGIIENMATYACPHCGEASHPFGTGGAEAAAAEMGVPFLGRLPLSIAIGEESDAGRPPAAGAGPDSDAFAAIATKLLAAVTH, from the coding sequence GTGGCAAGCCGCAAGTTGGCGCTTATCTCCCGCCCGGTGAGCGATCGAGCCGCCCTCCCCCACCCTGAGCGCATCCGTTCGCACCGCGTCGCGGACGGGGTCGCGACGATCATCGCCGACGCCAGCGGCCTCAGCCAAAGCGAGGCAAAATCGCTGGAGGACGACCTCCGTACCGCAGCGCTTGCGCAGGCCGGCGTGACCGAGGCACGCGTCGCGCTGACCGCCGCCCAGCCGAGCCGCACCCTCATCGCGATCGGCAGCGGCAAGGGCGGCGTCGGCAAGTCGACCGTCTCCGCCAACCTCGCCGTGGCGCTGGCGCGGATGGGCAAGAAGGTCGGACTGATCGACGCCGACGTCTATGGCCCATCGCAGCCGACCCTGCTCGGCACCGATGCCAAGCCGACGGCGGAAAACGACCAGCTGATCCCGGTCAGCGCGCACGGCCTCAAGTTCCTGTCCTTGGGCCAGTTGGTATCGCCCGGTCACGCGCTGGCCTGGCGCGGGCCGATGGCCACGGGCGCGCTCGCCAAGCTGGTGGAAGCCGATTGGTCGGACGCCGAGTTGCTGCTGGTCGACCTGCCGCCCGGGACCGGCGACGTGCAGTTGTCGCTCATTCAAAAATCGCGGCCCGCCGGGGCCGTCATCGTATCGACCCCGCAAGACCTGTCACTGATCGACGCGCGGCGCGCGGTCGACCTGTTCAACAAGATGAGCGTGCCCGTGCTGGGGATCATCGAGAATATGGCGACCTATGCCTGCCCGCATTGCGGCGAGGCTTCGCATCCTTTCGGCACCGGCGGCGCCGAGGCGGCGGCGGCGGAAATGGGCGTGCCTTTTCTGGGACGCTTGCCGTTGTCGATCGCTATCGGCGAGGAATCCGACGCCGGCCGCCCGCCCGCCGCCGGCGCGGGTCCGGACAGCGATGCCTTCGCGGCAATCGCGACGAAACTGTTGGCCGCCGTGACGCATTGA
- a CDS encoding Do family serine endopeptidase produces the protein MAPRGAPMSFADLSARLQPAVVNISTKQRVPVRTQSDPFEEFFRRFDPTQPPGGQSPGPGGQGQGQGRTRETGSLGSGFIISADGYVVTNNHLIQGAGGQGTVDTVTVTLPDRREFTARIVGRDATSDLAVLKIDGRNLPFVQWGDSARARVGDWVLAIGNPYGLGGTVTAGIISALHRGITGVGAYDRYIQTDASINMGNSGGPMFDLNGNVIGVNSALISPTGASVGIGLAIPAELAKPVIDSLMRGQRPQRGYLGVGLQPLDESLAPSLGLPKDTGEIVRSVVPDGPAARAGLQQGDVILRVGGKAVSPEETVSYLIANTPVGSRVPLDIIRGGRRQTVTVTVGQRPTEEQLAQIGGGGATPPGGTAPGTVTPQRALGLGLAALTPELARAANLPADARGVIVTAVEPGSDAAEEGLQRGDLIVSINNTPVRAPSDVVAAVETARRAGRSSVLLLVRRGNGPEGFFGIDISGR, from the coding sequence ATGGCGCCGCGCGGTGCGCCGATGTCCTTCGCCGATCTGTCAGCGCGGCTGCAGCCGGCGGTCGTCAACATTTCGACCAAGCAGCGGGTGCCTGTCCGCACGCAAAGCGATCCGTTCGAGGAATTCTTCCGCCGCTTCGATCCGACCCAGCCGCCCGGCGGTCAGTCGCCGGGGCCGGGCGGTCAGGGCCAGGGCCAGGGTCGCACGCGCGAAACTGGCTCGCTTGGATCGGGCTTCATCATTTCCGCCGACGGCTATGTCGTCACCAACAACCACCTGATCCAGGGCGCCGGCGGCCAGGGCACGGTCGATACCGTTACCGTCACGCTTCCCGACCGCCGCGAATTCACCGCGCGCATCGTTGGCCGCGACGCGACGTCGGACCTTGCCGTGCTCAAGATCGACGGCCGCAACCTGCCGTTCGTGCAATGGGGCGACAGCGCCCGCGCGCGGGTCGGCGACTGGGTGCTTGCGATCGGCAATCCCTACGGCCTTGGCGGCACCGTCACCGCGGGCATCATTTCCGCGCTGCACCGCGGAATCACCGGTGTCGGGGCGTACGACCGCTACATCCAGACGGACGCGTCCATCAACATGGGCAATAGCGGCGGTCCGATGTTCGACCTCAACGGCAACGTCATTGGCGTCAATTCGGCGCTGATCTCGCCGACTGGCGCGTCGGTGGGCATCGGCCTCGCCATTCCGGCCGAGCTTGCCAAGCCGGTGATTGATTCGCTGATGCGCGGCCAGCGCCCGCAGCGTGGGTATCTCGGCGTCGGTCTTCAGCCGCTCGACGAAAGCCTCGCCCCGTCGCTCGGCTTGCCCAAGGATACGGGTGAAATCGTGCGCTCGGTCGTGCCCGATGGCCCGGCTGCCCGTGCCGGCCTGCAGCAAGGCGATGTCATCCTCCGCGTCGGCGGCAAGGCCGTCTCGCCCGAGGAAACCGTGTCCTACCTGATCGCCAACACGCCGGTCGGCTCGCGCGTGCCGCTCGACATCATTCGCGGCGGACGTCGACAGACTGTAACCGTCACCGTCGGCCAGCGCCCGACCGAAGAGCAGCTGGCGCAGATCGGCGGCGGCGGAGCGACACCGCCAGGCGGGACCGCGCCGGGCACGGTGACACCGCAACGCGCGCTGGGCCTGGGCCTTGCCGCGCTCACCCCCGAACTGGCGCGCGCGGCCAATCTTCCGGCAGATGCGCGCGGCGTGATCGTCACCGCGGTCGAGCCCGGCAGCGATGCCGCCGAGGAAGGACTGCAGCGCGGCGACCTGATCGTTTCGATCAACAACACGCCGGTGCGCGCGCCGTCGGATGTCGTCGCCGCGGTGGAAACGGCGCGCCGTGCGGGCCGCAGCAGCGTGCTGCTGCTGGTTCGGCGCGGGAACGGGCCGGAAGGCTTCTTCGGGATCGACATTAGCGGGCGCTGA
- the hflK gene encoding FtsH protease activity modulator HflK yields MNILMGWGGRIRGLFADNKGPWGPTEDGGSSEPPSSEDKGGPWGGPSNPPRRRRGSLNTPGNVTSFDDFVQRSRARFGGGGGAGGGGFGRPDRPLITWAIIAFVVAWLLFTSMHVISPGQRGVVTQFGRYSHTLGPGVGFTMPSPINRVNKIDVENIRNIDLGASNTETLMLTGDQNIIDIAYSVRWNIRDPEQYLFELAQPDETIREVAESAMRAVVARVTLDQAMGESRGLIESQVQEVMQRVLDAYGAGISIQGVAIKQADPPAAVNEAFKDVTAAQQQAQSYINQANAYATQLTQKAQGEAAAFDKVYEEYRLAPEVTRRRMYYETMERVLKKVDKTIVETPGVTPYLPLPQVQKSQPQGANQ; encoded by the coding sequence ATGAACATTCTCATGGGGTGGGGCGGGCGCATTCGCGGCCTGTTCGCCGACAATAAGGGTCCCTGGGGACCGACTGAGGACGGTGGTTCCAGCGAACCGCCGTCGAGCGAGGACAAGGGAGGCCCCTGGGGCGGCCCGTCCAATCCCCCGCGCCGCCGCCGTGGTTCGCTCAACACGCCGGGTAACGTCACATCGTTCGACGATTTCGTGCAGCGCAGCCGTGCCCGCTTTGGCGGCGGCGGCGGTGCCGGAGGTGGAGGCTTTGGGCGCCCCGACCGGCCGCTGATCACCTGGGCCATCATCGCCTTCGTGGTGGCTTGGCTATTGTTCACCTCGATGCATGTGATCTCGCCGGGGCAGCGCGGGGTCGTGACGCAATTCGGGCGCTACAGCCATACGCTCGGCCCCGGCGTCGGCTTCACCATGCCTTCGCCGATCAACCGCGTGAACAAGATCGATGTCGAAAACATCCGCAACATCGATCTCGGCGCGTCCAACACCGAAACCTTGATGCTGACTGGCGACCAGAACATTATCGACATCGCTTATTCGGTGCGCTGGAACATCCGCGATCCGGAGCAATATCTGTTCGAGCTCGCACAGCCGGACGAGACCATCCGCGAGGTCGCCGAAAGCGCGATGCGCGCGGTCGTCGCCCGGGTCACGCTCGACCAGGCGATGGGCGAATCGCGCGGCCTTATCGAATCACAGGTGCAGGAAGTGATGCAGCGCGTGCTCGATGCCTATGGCGCGGGCATTTCGATCCAGGGCGTGGCGATCAAGCAGGCCGATCCGCCGGCCGCGGTCAACGAGGCGTTCAAGGATGTGACCGCTGCCCAGCAGCAGGCGCAAAGCTACATCAACCAGGCCAATGCCTATGCCACTCAGCTGACCCAGAAAGCCCAGGGCGAGGCCGCGGCGTTCGACAAGGTGTATGAGGAATATCGCCTGGCGCCCGAAGTCACGCGCCGCCGGATGTATTATGAAACGATGGAGCGCGTGCTCAAGAAGGTCGACAAGACGATCGTCGAAACGCCGGGCGTGACGCCCTATCTGCCGCTGCCGCAAGTCCAGAAGTCGCAGCCGCAAGGGGCCAATCAATGA
- a CDS encoding OPT family oligopeptide transporter: MATDVRILRPRDDINELTLRGIVLGALITLVFTAANVYLGLRAGLTFATSIPAAVISMAVLKAFRDTTIQENNIVQTIASSAGTLSAIVFVLPGLIMVGWWTGFPYWLSVAVIAIGGILGVMYSVPLRRALVTGSTLPYPEGVAAAEVLKVGAAVGGAEENKRGLSAISLGAAVASGYVLLAKMRFFAEEASTTFRIGTGATTLTAGLSLAYIGVGHLIGLAVGLAMLAGVIVGYLILLPIFTAGGSPPGIELGDFVATIFREKVRLVGAGTIGVAAIWTLLKVLGPITRGLKDALAANRARREAGNASLPITERDLPITIVGGTILLSMVPIAALLAAFGNVAPISGAATSTLIVSVLYILVAGVLIAAVCGYMAGLIGASNSPISGVGILAVLGISLLLAALFPAVDGDSTQALIAFALFVTALVFGIATISNDNLQDLKTGQLVAATPWRQQVSLVLGVIFGALVIPPVLNLLNETFGFAGAPGAGEGALAAPQAALISTIAQGVLGRTLAWDLIGIGAALGVLTILVDEVLRRGKRASLPPLAVGMGIYLPFAVTALIIVGAVLGHIYNRWAARQPNPGFAERMGVLAATGLIVGDSLFNVVFAGLVAGSDNPEVLALIEVGPWQMPVGILVFAGAIVGLYGWTRRRAAEPLPA; encoded by the coding sequence ATGGCAACAGACGTTCGAATCCTGCGGCCGCGGGATGACATCAATGAGCTGACGCTGCGCGGGATCGTCCTTGGCGCGCTCATCACCCTTGTGTTCACCGCCGCCAATGTCTATCTCGGGCTTCGCGCCGGCCTCACCTTTGCGACCTCGATCCCCGCCGCGGTGATCTCGATGGCCGTGTTGAAGGCGTTTCGGGATACGACCATTCAGGAAAACAACATCGTCCAGACGATCGCCTCGTCGGCGGGGACGCTGAGCGCGATCGTCTTCGTCCTTCCTGGCCTGATCATGGTCGGCTGGTGGACCGGCTTTCCGTACTGGCTGTCGGTCGCGGTGATTGCGATCGGCGGAATCCTTGGCGTGATGTACTCGGTGCCCCTGCGCCGTGCCCTTGTGACAGGTTCGACGCTGCCTTACCCCGAGGGCGTCGCCGCCGCGGAGGTTCTCAAGGTCGGCGCTGCGGTCGGCGGAGCAGAAGAGAATAAGCGGGGCCTCTCGGCCATCTCGCTCGGCGCGGCGGTTGCGTCCGGCTACGTGCTGCTCGCCAAGATGCGCTTCTTCGCGGAGGAAGCCTCGACGACCTTCCGCATCGGCACCGGGGCGACGACGCTCACCGCCGGCCTGTCGTTGGCGTATATTGGCGTCGGCCACTTGATCGGACTTGCAGTTGGTCTGGCGATGCTCGCCGGCGTCATCGTCGGCTACCTCATCCTGCTGCCGATCTTCACCGCCGGTGGGTCGCCGCCCGGGATTGAACTTGGCGATTTCGTCGCGACCATCTTTCGCGAAAAGGTCCGCCTGGTTGGCGCCGGGACAATCGGCGTGGCTGCAATTTGGACTCTGCTGAAGGTTCTTGGTCCGATCACGCGTGGCCTCAAGGACGCGCTCGCCGCCAACCGGGCCCGCCGCGAAGCCGGCAATGCGAGCCTACCGATCACCGAGCGCGACCTGCCGATCACCATCGTCGGCGGCACCATCCTGCTGTCGATGGTGCCGATCGCGGCGTTGCTCGCGGCTTTCGGCAATGTTGCGCCGATCTCTGGAGCGGCGACGAGCACGCTGATCGTCAGTGTTCTCTACATCCTTGTTGCAGGCGTGCTGATCGCTGCGGTGTGCGGCTACATGGCGGGCCTCATTGGCGCCTCCAACAGTCCGATCTCCGGGGTCGGAATCCTCGCCGTTCTGGGTATTTCTCTATTGCTGGCCGCATTGTTCCCGGCAGTCGACGGCGATTCAACCCAGGCGCTGATCGCATTTGCGCTGTTCGTCACTGCGCTGGTGTTCGGCATTGCGACCATCTCCAACGACAATCTCCAGGACTTGAAGACCGGTCAGCTGGTGGCCGCTACGCCGTGGCGGCAGCAGGTGTCGCTGGTGCTGGGCGTGATCTTCGGCGCATTGGTCATTCCGCCGGTGCTGAACCTTTTGAACGAGACGTTCGGTTTTGCCGGTGCACCCGGTGCCGGCGAGGGTGCCCTGGCGGCGCCGCAGGCCGCGTTAATTTCGACCATCGCGCAAGGCGTTCTCGGCCGCACGCTGGCGTGGGACCTGATCGGGATCGGGGCCGCGCTCGGCGTGCTTACCATCTTGGTCGATGAAGTGCTTCGCCGGGGCAAGCGCGCGTCGCTTCCGCCGCTGGCAGTCGGCATGGGAATCTATCTGCCGTTTGCGGTTACGGCGCTGATCATCGTCGGTGCGGTACTCGGCCACATCTACAACCGCTGGGCCGCGCGGCAGCCGAACCCGGGCTTTGCCGAACGCATGGGTGTGCTTGCCGCGACCGGCCTGATCGTCGGCGACAGCTTGTTCAACGTCGTGTTTGCCGGTCTTGTCGCGGGGTCGGACAACCCCGAAGTGCTGGCCCTCATCGAGGTTGGGCCGTGGCAGATGCCCGTCGGGATTCTCGTCTTCGCGGGGGCGATCGTCGGCCTCTATGGGTGGACCCGCCGCCGCGCCGCGGAGCCGCTACCCGCCTAG
- a CDS encoding helicase HerA-like domain-containing protein encodes MSDTGIFIGAASGGANPQQLELTRANRHGLIAGATGTGKTVTLQGIVEGFSAVGVPTFVADVKGDLAGLAMAGSPTSKTHEIFAARAQDIGYAGWQYCDSPVQLWDLFGEQGHPIRTTATEMGPLLLARLMNLNEVQEGVLTIAFHVADKEGLTLVDLDDLQAMLVNVGERADELTLEYGNVSKPSVGAIQRSLLQLRSQGGDHFFGEPALELEDFLKIDDSARGVVNILAADKLMASPRLYSTFLLWLLSELFEQLPEIGDVPKPKLCFFFDEAHLLFNDAPPALTEKVEQVVRLIRSKGVGVYFITQNPIDIPDTVAAQLNNRIQHKLNAFTPRDQQAVRAAADTFRPNPEIDVPSAITELKIGEALVSLLQPDGSPSPVQRTLIKPPSSRVGPLTDQERQVLLSTDEIGNRYDAALDRDSAQEMLAAKSAEAAAASAAAQAKTDADRQAAEQAKADAAAERERLKLQREQERLDAQRQRQQDQADARARREAAKPSMTDKVIQSATRAAASSVGRQLGNQILRGILGGLFRGR; translated from the coding sequence ATGAGCGACACTGGGATTTTCATCGGCGCGGCCAGCGGCGGCGCCAACCCCCAGCAACTCGAACTCACGCGCGCCAACCGCCACGGCCTCATCGCCGGCGCCACCGGCACCGGCAAGACCGTTACGCTCCAGGGCATCGTCGAAGGCTTTTCCGCGGTTGGCGTTCCGACGTTCGTTGCCGACGTGAAGGGCGACCTCGCCGGGCTGGCGATGGCCGGGTCCCCCACATCCAAGACGCACGAGATCTTCGCCGCGCGCGCGCAGGACATTGGTTACGCCGGCTGGCAATATTGCGATTCGCCGGTGCAGCTATGGGATTTGTTTGGGGAGCAGGGGCACCCCATCCGCACCACCGCGACCGAGATGGGGCCGCTGCTGCTTGCGCGGCTGATGAACCTCAACGAGGTCCAGGAAGGCGTGCTGACGATCGCCTTTCACGTCGCCGACAAGGAAGGCTTGACGCTGGTCGATCTCGACGACCTGCAGGCGATGCTCGTCAACGTCGGGGAGCGGGCGGACGAATTGACGCTTGAGTACGGTAATGTGTCGAAGCCGTCGGTCGGCGCGATCCAGCGCTCGCTGCTGCAACTGCGCAGCCAGGGTGGCGACCATTTCTTCGGCGAACCAGCACTTGAGCTCGAGGACTTCCTCAAGATCGACGACAGCGCGCGCGGGGTGGTCAACATCCTCGCCGCGGACAAGTTGATGGCGTCCCCGCGCCTCTATTCGACCTTCCTGCTGTGGCTGCTGTCCGAACTGTTCGAGCAGCTTCCCGAGATCGGCGACGTGCCCAAGCCCAAGCTCTGCTTCTTCTTCGATGAAGCGCATCTGCTGTTCAACGACGCGCCCCCGGCGCTGACCGAAAAGGTCGAGCAGGTCGTGCGCCTCATCCGCTCCAAGGGTGTCGGCGTCTATTTCATCACGCAAAACCCGATCGATATTCCGGACACGGTCGCCGCGCAGCTCAACAACCGCATCCAGCACAAGCTCAACGCCTTCACCCCGCGCGACCAGCAGGCGGTGCGCGCCGCCGCCGACACCTTCCGCCCCAATCCCGAGATCGACGTCCCCAGCGCGATCACCGAGCTCAAGATTGGCGAGGCCTTGGTCTCTCTACTGCAGCCCGATGGCTCGCCCTCGCCGGTGCAGCGGACATTGATCAAGCCGCCCTCGTCACGTGTCGGCCCGCTGACCGATCAAGAGCGGCAGGTTCTGCTCAGCACCGACGAGATCGGCAACCGCTACGATGCAGCGCTTGACCGCGATTCCGCGCAGGAGATGCTCGCCGCGAAGTCGGCCGAGGCTGCTGCGGCGAGCGCGGCGGCGCAGGCCAAGACCGATGCCGACCGCCAGGCGGCCGAGCAGGCCAAGGCTGACGCCGCGGCCGAACGCGAGCGCCTGAAGCTTCAGCGCGAGCAGGAGCGGCTCGACGCGCAACGCCAGCGCCAGCAGGATCAGGCCGATGCCCGGGCCCGGCGCGAGGCGGCTAAGCCGTCGATGACCGACAAGGTGATTCAATCGGCAACGCGCGCCGCCGCAAGCTCGGTTGGGCGCCAACTCGGCAACCAGATCCTGCGCGGGATCCTCGGCGGCTTGTTCCGCGGTCGCTGA